The Bacteroidales bacterium genome window below encodes:
- a CDS encoding response regulator translates to MLKKILVVDDILENIQIIVSIFEKYKPEYKLYQAPDGKIALSIAEKIIPDIIISDWDMPEMDGISFVKLVKKNKDLRDIPVIMATGVMVSVENLQTALDAGAVDYIRKPINEVELVARTVSALNMAEYNNNILKKKNQELIENTLFLIRNNKFNQQTAYKMQELIKLIKNNKTIKIAEEIIKNIDTKIKTDSWKRFEIAFNSVNEYFYQNISADVPNLTQSEIKLAAFLKLGLSSKDIASVMYVSAESVKVFRSRFRKKLNIDQSVNLQSFLSKY, encoded by the coding sequence ATGCTGAAAAAAATTTTAGTAGTTGATGATATTCTTGAAAACATTCAAATTATTGTTTCAATTTTTGAAAAATACAAACCTGAATATAAACTATATCAAGCACCCGACGGAAAAATTGCTTTATCAATTGCCGAGAAAATTATACCCGATATAATTATTTCTGATTGGGACATGCCTGAAATGGACGGAATCTCATTTGTAAAACTTGTTAAAAAAAATAAAGATTTGAGAGATATTCCAGTGATAATGGCAACCGGAGTTATGGTAAGTGTTGAAAATTTACAAACAGCTTTAGATGCAGGTGCTGTTGACTATATAAGAAAACCTATAAACGAAGTTGAACTTGTTGCCAGAACTGTTTCTGCATTAAACATGGCTGAATACAATAATAATATCTTAAAAAAGAAAAATCAAGAGCTTATTGAGAATACACTTTTTTTAATCCGAAATAATAAATTTAATCAACAAACTGCCTATAAAATGCAAGAACTGATTAAATTAATAAAAAATAATAAAACAATAAAAATAGCAGAAGAAATAATAAAAAATATTGATACAAAAATTAAAACAGACAGTTGGAAACGTTTTGAAATAGCCTTTAATTCAGTTAATGAGTATTTTTATCAAAACATTTCAGCTGATGTTCCGAATTTAACTCAATCCGAAATAAAACTTGCCGCATTCTTAAAACTTGGTTTAAGTTCAAAAGATATTGCTTCTGTTATGTATGTTTCCGCAGAAAGTGTAAAGGTTTTCCGTTCTCGTTTTCGAAAAAAATTAAATATTGACCAATCTGTGAACCTGCAATCATTTCTCTCGAAATATTAA